The genomic interval ACGCCGACACCCATCTCCGCCATCGGCCGCATGTAGGGTGTGTAGGGGGTGTTAATGGGTCCAACTATtttgtctataaaatttaagattatatttaaaatgagttaaaaataaaatcatacagagtttttaagctaaaaccgttttaaaaattatatagggtTATGAAAGAACCCACAGACCTTGACCCATTTTCATTCCTACCCACGTGACGTGGCCATGGTTGACGATGAAcggcatcatcatcatcgtgcCGGGACAAAAGATGATCATTTGTGCACTGTGCTTGTGTCACGTCAAGATAGCTATCACATACCAccgtgaaaaaaataaacatatttctatcatttaaatcatattttaaaatataatatttttagtaattacTTGTCTCGCTAATCACTACTTATCTAATATTTCTTCTATTTTACCTCCACATATctttttaatctatgtttGTTTCTCACTATTAAATAACACTATACTATTTTCTTCTCAAACTTAACTTTTATTAAACAgcctaaaaatgtttattttttatttttattttactagaGACAGTACATGCATGTCGTCGTGGCGTACATGGTTGAAGGAGCTGGTCGCCTGTCATGCAAAATGGCGCCTCGCGTTGCTCGTGGCCTGTTTTTAACCTAAACTAATCCTTGTGTCCGCTCCCTTGTAAATGTCATTTAATTTTGGATATGATTTCTTCAATAATTAAATTCGCAACAACCGAGTAGTGTAAAATCATTGCGACGTGATATTTTCATACCATATAAATTTGGGTctcgaaatttatttttcacagtAAATAAGTGTAGTTTTTTTCcactttttatgaaaaaactaatcatagagatttctctttttttcttccttcgaCAAATATGGATAGGGCATAGGATAGAAATAGAACGTGAAGACAACGTGAGCATAAATTGTTATGACAGCGGTGTGGGCTGATGGCATCGAGATTAGGCAACGCCTGGGCCCACCCATTTCAACCATGCCAATTATTTCCCATAGTTTCTCAAATGAAATGTTTCCAATAGTTAAAAAATGTTCAAAATCATTTCCTCCCTTGTTGTTTTCACGGCAAAATGTCAATCACTTTCGCAGTTTCGCTCGAAGGATCTCTTCCTTAATTTTCAGTTAGCTGGAATTAGATGATATGGGTCAAATTTTAATGCTACATAACTAAAATATAGGAGTGACGCGTCAATGCATTTAATTCAATTGTCTTGCTCCGtcctttctaaaatataattattttaaagttttaaaaattccaTAGTACAGGCAATGTGTAACTCTAGTCACGTTACACGCAAATGCAAGTAATTCGATTATCTTGCGCCAccctttataaaatataattacttttacaattttaaatcttattccGTAACTCCAGTCACATTCTACTTATCCAACAACTCAAtttccatttaaatttttcccACCATACTGTTTTTATTGTGCTTgcatgccaaaattttaatttttaaccttaaatttagagttatttttaagggttttttcaccgaactTGTTTTTCGATCTTGACTTTTATCGctaagagcaactccaacagtGCTTTTAAATTGACCAATTTGCTAAATACGGAAGAGTTGAGGATAAAACTGCAATCCAACAACATCGTTATCTTCCTCCTCTGAAAAACTCGGTCGTCATTCTTCTCCCAGCGCTAGCCAAGTTTAGCGATTCCGGGTCGCCATCCCTCTCCTGCGCAGGTGTTTCGGCTGATTCCCGCGACCTCACGCTCCTCCCTCGCTCGTTTGCGCGCTTTTCCTTGTTCCCGCACTCGCACCGGCGGACAGGAAATATGGCATGAATACACTGCAAGGCGAGCACCGGCGAGCAGCGTAAATACAGTGCAAGGCAATCGCCGGTGTGCAGCTTTTGTATGCGGTGATGACTATCTCGGTAACGAGCAATCAGCCAGGCAATCAAGCAATTTgtatgcggcggcggcgactgctATCTCTCACCAAGCCGAATTTTGTTTGCCAAGtgctaaaaaaagaaaaggaaataatgACGTGGAGGagatttaaaatatagaggggTAGATTTATCTATTCTGTTGGTTTGGCCCATACTTTTAggaggttttatttttttttaagaaagagGTACAAACACTAAATTTAGCTAATTGGATAAAACTactgttggagttgctctagTAAtgcatataaagttttatttataaattgtttttcgcttataaatataccatttgacaCCATCATCCCCTATATACATCCATGCATTTATCGCTACTTATTTTACCGAGAGACGTCAAAATATGTTCATCTGGTTTTTAATCTCTATTAAAAGTACCGATGGAGTATTATAGTTGGAGAAAACTCAAATAAGGTGTACTTTATTCTCTGGTTACTAAATTCAATTGAACGTCAACGTGCCATCGAATACTGTCGACCGCTGCAGCAGAATTTTGGGTAGCCGCTGTGTAGCCGCAGCCAGCACAGGTGTGCGTTCATTGTACCGTGAATCCGTGATAGACCGGCAATATGATATTCTCTGACTTCAAAACCAAACTTAGAATACATTGTATACattccctccattttaaaatacatgttGTATTTTATATAGGTATGACAagaatttaacaaaaaaagataatgtattaaatataaattttatgatacaaaattaacattattatattcatatttaaaattattatttttcattgtttgttgtcccattaataatatattagtagaGTAATATTTGGTGAAACTCTTatcctaataaaaaaatatgttttcaatataaatagtactaaaAGGAATACAAAACCCAAATATGAGAGCTGTTTTAGTTGGCCCATATTATCCTTAAATGTTTTGTAGCTTTTGTCCGCATGCTTCCTAGattattaacatgatttattaaatttttaatacaaatgCTTATCAATCGATATTTTTAAGtggattttcaactttataatagtaatttttttatttacaacgttaaatagttataaaaaaatataaaaatcttacgtcttcaaaaaaaaaatttaaaatacgcATTCGACGAGTATAAGCTTCGATCCGTCTAGAAGGAAGCGACAAAAACCTGACGCGACGGCCGCCCCGTGGGCCCACGTCCCCATCCCCGCTCCACGTGGACTCCAGCTGGTCCATCCTCCCCACGCATCACGTCCACTTCCCCCCACGACACACGTGGGCCCCCCACCGACTCCCTTCCACTGACGCGTGGGGCCCACTCCCCTGGGCCCACGCGTCATGGTGATGGGGCTcgcgtggccgtggccgtcgccgcctcatGATGATACGACCGATGCGCTGCGACGCGATTCGATTTCTTCTTCAGTCGTGGGGAAGTTCGAGCGCGAGAGCTCCATACAAAACAatcgagaggaggaggagggggcggcggcaaCGCGCCCGatcggcgagcggcggcgccatacgcatccccctcgccgtcgctggcCGCTTGAAGCAGTGCGCGGCATCGGCATCGGCGTGAGTGCAGATCGTGTCGTTTCTAGTGGTGGATCGGGTGATCGCGATTTGTGAGGGGGATTTGGATTTGGATcggggaggggaggatggGGGTGCTGTCGAGGCCGGAGGAGGTGCTGCCGCTGGTGAAGCtgcgggtggcggcggggcggctcAAGCGGCAGATCCCGCCGGAGGAGCACTGGGCCTTCGCCTACACCATGCTGCAGAAGGTCTCCCGGAGCTTCGCGCTCGTCATCCAGCAGCTCGGCCCCGACCTCCGCAATGCCGTCAGTGTTCCACCACCCCTCCTGTTactttctcctcctcccatcTGCTGCTACTCTACTTCCCTTCCCTTCACGGAGATTCTGATGTGGTTTTACGGTCTCCGTTCCCGAGGAGAGATTCTGACGGCCGTTGTTGTGCTGATGGTTTACGCAGGTGTGCATCTTCTACCTTGTGCTCCGAGCCCTCGACACCGTCGGTCAGCAATTTCTCTCAACTACTTTACTTTTcaattgccttttttttttttactttaccaCGTTTTTGTGGAATtggtgacttttttttatcaaacgcAGCGATTTGTGGTGGattgttgaatttttttatatcatacGCAGCTATTTGTGGCGATTTTGGAATTATTGAATTAGCCATGTTTTTGTTGTGTTATGCTTCATCAACTTTCGTatgttaaactttttttatgcAAGCGCAGAGGACGACACTAGCATTCCTACCGAGGTGAAGGTGCCGATCCTTCAGCAATTCCATAAGCATATCTACAACCGCGACTGGCATTATTCATGTATGGCATCATCTCTGCACCAAACACGCGGTTAAGCTGTAATGCGGCCTTTTGTGTTATGTTAATCTGCGTTTGATTGGTTTGGCGTGGCCTTGCAGGTGGAACAAAGGACTACAAAGTACTGATGGATAAGTTTCGCCTTGTCTCCACGGCTTTCTTAGAGCTTGGTCAAGGGTAATTTCAGTTCTCAGCCTTCTGGCAATTTTCCCTTGACTTCCTTGTCTTGTTTCCTAGTTTGCGACTTGGCGTCTTTTAGACGTCTCATATATTGGCAATTTCTCAAATTATTTGGACACATGTCATTTTTTAGTTGGTAGAGATATCATTTCCAAGAAGCTACTTAAAGGcttttatacaaaattgtaGCTTTCACTTGCTAGTAGTAGGTACCTGGAAAACCATCCTGCATGATCACTTGATCAGACTGAACGGATGAAGTAAAATGCCAATAATGATAGCTACAGAATAGATTAACTTGCATGATGAGAATGGCGGCGAATTATTAGCAAACAGGGAACATACAGAAACAGAGAACTGTACAAACTTCAATGGTAGTATAATAGCTGTGCCTATGCTTGAAGCCTATGAACCATGAACTTTTGATCGTTTTTGTTGGAACTTCTTCAGATCTATCCAGTATTGGACAGGATAGACACTTCCCGCTCAATTATATTTGGTCATCTTCTTATTCTTTTGACAATGGGCACACCAATTGCCTTTTGAGTAACTGAGGGAATTTGTTCAGCTGTTGCTGAATGTGATATTAAATTGCATTTTACTTTGGTCGTCTATATCATAAGATACATTTACTTACACTGGGCACTGGTGCATCACTCAAATTATGCtgatataatttcttttctttatcaGTTATCAAGAGGCAATTGAAGAAATCACTAGGCTAATGGGAGCAGGAATGGCAAAATTTATCTGCAAGGAGGTATGTTAATATAGCCATCAAAATATCCAAGCTAGTCACGATTTTAACATCTATGTTTTAGTGCAATGTTCTTAATATAAGGAGATTACATGgtcatgttatttaaaaaccaatattttaattttagcgtGAGGCAACGACCTGCTACTTTTCTGCTTTCCTTGTTAACAGTAGATGGTAGGTCTATGTCCATCACTTATTAGAAATGCCTGTACTGCATATGGTACCGCTGTGTTGTTTCTAACAAAATAAACCAGGAGGGCATATACTTTCTGGCTCAAAAAAATAGGGCAGTGTCCATGGTCTGTTTTGGTAGCACTTATGATTGGTAGGAGTGTTACTGTTAAATTCATGACCAAAGAGAATGACGAAAACTTGTGTGCTTGGTTCATCAATTTTGCTATGCTATTCCTAAGCCAGTAGCAACTATCACGCTTAAAAGAGCAAATGTTTTTACGGGCATTCACTTGATGACCGCACGGGTTATATCGGAAGCTAGTGTGATGCTCCATGCAATGGTGCCATGTTTTTATGCCTATCTTTTGAATTCCATATCCAGTTTTTAGCTATCATATCAATAAGTGGCCGTAATTTTGGCTGCCTCCATGTGAAAGATCACATGGACCCTGTGGCCATTTGTAGTCTCAAGAATATGCCATGAAATACCTGATCCAGAACAATAACAAAGACACAACATTCTCTTCAAAAATGTGATACAACTTTTTTTATGGTGGCTAGTGTTCACCAGCAACTGGCCATATTATTACATGGATCTGGACTTTACTAGCTTCTCTTGTATTTTCGTTGGATATGCTTCgacatttttatttgtatcttGTAAAATTAGGgagtaaatgataaatttgcaGTATATTTTGCCATGTTAGTTTCTTAAGAATAAGAGGGAGTTTGTAGCATATGTGTATTGATGAAATGCTGATTTAGTATTGCTTTTGAACTAACATGAAGCAACTTTTGTTTATGAAGGTTGAAACTGTTAGTGACTACGATGAGTACTGTCACTATGTAGCAGGTCTAGTGGGCTATGGGCTTTCCAGGCTCTTTTATGCTGGTGGAACGGAGGATCAGGCTTCAGATTCACTTTCAAACTCAATGGGTCTGTTTTTGCAGGTATGTTGTAGGTTATGTTAAATCAATTATCTCTACTTACAGTCTCCGGTTGTTCCTAACTTATGTTAGTAACCTATATCTGGACTTACCTGCAGAAAATCAATATAATTAGGGATTATTTGGAGGACATAAATGAGATACCAAAGTCGCGGATGTTCTGGCCTCGAGAAATATGGAGCAAATATGCCAATAAACTCGAGGTATGCTGtgaatgtattttttttcctttcaaatttattccaaatggttatattttcTCCACAACTGGTAGGACATGTGCTATTTGAATTATTCAATCCAACTGACAAGAaccaaatcaaataaatttatttatcttgctGGAAAGTCTACTACAGTTTTATTTGCTTTCTTTCTATAAATCATACACATTTTTCTAATGAAATCAGGATTTTAAATATGAGGAAAATTCAGAAAAGGCGGTTCAGTGTTTGAATGATCTGGTGACTAATGCTCTGTATCATGCTGAAGACTGCCTAAAATACATGTCAGCATTGAAGGATCATGCCATTTTCCGTTTTTGCGCAATCCCTCAGGTACTTGTTAGATCTTATGCCATATTTTTGACCAATGCAATTTGTTCTAATCTGTATCAAATATCAAAAGTGTATGTTTCATATGCTTGCTTGCAGTATATAATGTTAACTTTAATCTTGGTTATGAGGTCATCAATTTTAGTTAAGCTATTGCTAGTTCATACGTGTCTAGGAAATTTGACTCCCTTTTTCAAAATCTTTGTACCTAATAATTTATTGCTGCTTAGCAACTGAACATAGCAAATCTTTGTACTATCTGTGGTAAAGAGCAGCCAATTATTTGTAAGtagtttgtttatttgttcatgtttgatcagttgacaTGCTGACCGACgatatttgatcttttttagCAGTTGGGTAGCATTCCTTATTATGCATTGGTTGAGGCTATTAATTGACTTACCTTTTTAGTTTTGAGTGTTATACACTTatattattgtaatttgtttAGTATGTACTATTTTCCAACAAACTTCTTTTAGGATATTAATGCATCAATTCATCTTTCCAGATAATGGCCATTGGGACATGTGCTGTTTGCTACAATAACGTGAATGTCTTTAGAGGAGTTGTTAAGATGAGGCGTGGTAAGATTACTTAATACATATTaagtaaattcaaattgcagctACCGTTCTTTACTTAGGAATTTTGTTTGCTTTATCTCCATGATCACCTTTTTAGACTTTGCTTAATGGAATTTAATGTGGATAGGCTATTTGGCTCTCTACTTTTATATGCCTCATCAGagcatttattcatttattcaatattttgtgTGAGAAATTGATCAATGAGCAACGGGAATCCTATTGGTTATATAATGGAATACTTTCATGTTCTAGTCACAATTTGGCATCGTTGTAACTTTGTGTTAGTTTTTGATTGGTGTATCATAACTTCATAAGCTTTCTCCACTTAATTGCCAGCATCCCTTTCTCTTTACTTGAGTTCATTTTGGTTTAGACTAAGAATGATGGTACGTCTACGTGGCTCCATGTCTCAGTAGAGCAGCTATTTTTAGCTAGCAAAAGGTGAAACtgtagtttatatatatatttcttagtCTATTTGCAAAGTAATAATAATTTCCTTTAGCAATCTTAGTTTGTTTTGTCTCCTCTGTTGGTTAAATTAAGTACATCTGCTCTAGTCTCTAGTTACCTTTACGTTCTCTCACCTCAGGAAACTAACATGTTCTCTCAGGGCTCACTGCACGAGTAATTGATGAGACAAACTCAATGTCAGATGTCTATACTGCTTTCTATGAGTTCTCTTCGTTGATAGAATCAAAGGTACGCCATGGAACATTGATCTTTGCTACCATGAACTTAGGGTGGCTGTCTCTCATTTCTGCCATATGGATAATGGGACACTCAAATATTTCATTGCTTTAGAGTAGATTGATATCCATCAATCGTATTGCACAAACATCTTCAATcactataattaattttggttAACATGTAGTAGTAAACATTTCT from Oryza brachyantha chromosome 3, ObraRS2, whole genome shotgun sequence carries:
- the LOC102703113 gene encoding squalene synthase 1 — translated: MGVLSRPEEVLPLVKLRVAAGRLKRQIPPEEHWAFAYTMLQKVSRSFALVIQQLGPDLRNAVCIFYLVLRALDTVEDDTSIPTEVKVPILQQFHKHIYNRDWHYSCGTKDYKVLMDKFRLVSTAFLELGQGYQEAIEEITRLMGAGMAKFICKEVETVSDYDEYCHYVAGLVGYGLSRLFYAGGTEDQASDSLSNSMGLFLQKINIIRDYLEDINEIPKSRMFWPREIWSKYANKLEDFKYEENSEKAVQCLNDLVTNALYHAEDCLKYMSALKDHAIFRFCAIPQIMAIGTCAVCYNNVNVFRGVVKMRRGLTARVIDETNSMSDVYTAFYEFSSLIESKIDNNDPNASLTRKRVDAIKRTCMSSCSLKRRGYDLEKSKYNTTLIMVVLLLVAIVLGMIYAK